The Streptomyces sp. NBC_01275 genome has a segment encoding these proteins:
- the kynU gene encoding kynureninase: MSELSFKAAELDAGDQLAEVRSRFVLDTVSDHAADAAGVYLDGNSLGALPAAVPGRVEDVVRRQWGELRIRSWDESGWWTAPERIGDRIAPLVGAAAGQIVVGDSTSVNVFKALVGAVRLVEERGGDGRDEILVDATTFPTDGYIAESAARLTGHTLRAVTPGEVPAALSDRTAAVLLNHVDYRTGRLHDLPGLTSAVHAAGAVAVWDLCHSAGALPVGLDEHGVDLAVGCTYKYLNGGPGSPAYLYVRGDLQDRFDSPLPGWNSHAEPFGMRPAYTPAEGVRRGRVGTPDILSMLALEAALDVWDGVSVAAVRAKSLALTDFFLECVEAYVPEGRVESLTPVRHEERGSQIALRCSDAGDVMRLLIERGVVGDFRRPDVLRFGFTPLYVGFADVERAARVLGDVLASR, translated from the coding sequence ATGTCTGAACTCTCCTTCAAGGCAGCGGAGTTGGACGCCGGTGACCAGCTGGCGGAGGTGCGCTCGCGGTTCGTCCTCGACACGGTGTCCGATCATGCGGCTGACGCCGCGGGCGTCTACCTCGACGGCAACTCGCTAGGCGCACTGCCGGCCGCCGTCCCCGGCCGCGTCGAGGACGTCGTACGCCGACAGTGGGGTGAACTGCGCATCCGGTCCTGGGACGAGAGCGGCTGGTGGACCGCGCCCGAGCGGATCGGCGACCGGATCGCCCCGCTGGTGGGCGCGGCGGCCGGCCAGATCGTCGTGGGCGACTCCACAAGTGTCAACGTCTTCAAGGCGCTTGTGGGCGCGGTGCGACTCGTGGAGGAGCGTGGGGGCGACGGCCGGGACGAGATCCTCGTCGACGCCACGACCTTCCCCACGGACGGCTACATCGCCGAGTCCGCGGCCCGGCTGACCGGCCACACCCTGCGTGCGGTGACGCCGGGCGAGGTCCCGGCGGCCCTGTCGGACCGTACCGCCGCGGTGCTGCTCAACCACGTCGACTACCGCACGGGACGCCTCCACGACCTGCCGGGACTGACCTCCGCCGTGCACGCGGCGGGCGCGGTCGCCGTCTGGGACCTGTGCCACAGCGCGGGCGCGCTGCCGGTCGGCCTCGACGAGCACGGCGTGGACCTCGCGGTCGGCTGCACCTACAAGTACCTGAACGGCGGTCCGGGTTCACCCGCGTACCTGTATGTGCGCGGCGACCTCCAGGACCGTTTCGACTCGCCGCTGCCCGGCTGGAACTCGCACGCCGAGCCCTTCGGCATGCGGCCCGCCTACACGCCGGCCGAGGGTGTGCGGCGCGGGCGCGTCGGCACCCCGGACATCCTCTCGATGCTCGCGCTGGAAGCGGCACTCGACGTCTGGGACGGGGTCTCGGTGGCGGCCGTCCGCGCCAAGTCCCTCGCCCTGACGGACTTCTTCCTCGAGTGCGTCGAGGCGTACGTCCCCGAGGGCCGCGTCGAGTCCCTGACGCCGGTGCGGCACGAGGAGCGCGGCAGCCAGATCGCTCTGCGCTGCTCCGACGCCGGCGACGTCATGCGCCTGCTCATCGAGCGCGGGGTCGTCGGCGACTTCCGCCGCCCGGACGTCCTCCGCTTCGGCTTCACCCCGCTGTACGTCGGGTTCGCGGACGTGGAGCGGGCGGCGCGGGTACTGGGGGACGTGTTGGCGTCCCGCTAG
- a CDS encoding S9 family peptidase: MPDDVVAARAADEEESAFSHPPVDPDATAAYGDHPDQVIDFYAPRAAAGLEGPAPDASVPLIVVLHGGAWRAAYDRRHTTPFADFLARRGFAVANVEYRRGAATPGGPPVAGRWPDTFDDVAAALDALPSLVRQALPQADARRTVLTGHSAGGHLALWAASRHVLPADAPWRTGGPAPLRGVVALAPIADFEVAGKLDVCDGAVRQLLGGDEEFALRRPYADPALLLPTGIATTLVQGRTDLIVPQAVAEAYADEAAKAGEVVGLTLLEDVGHFPLIDPVADACAVVAEEIAQLAW; this comes from the coding sequence ATGCCGGACGACGTCGTCGCAGCCCGGGCCGCTGACGAGGAGGAGTCGGCCTTCTCGCATCCGCCCGTCGACCCCGACGCCACCGCCGCGTACGGCGACCACCCCGATCAGGTGATCGACTTCTACGCCCCGCGGGCGGCGGCCGGCCTGGAGGGCCCTGCTCCGGACGCTTCCGTTCCGCTCATCGTCGTTCTGCACGGCGGGGCCTGGCGGGCGGCGTACGACCGGCGGCACACCACGCCGTTCGCGGACTTCCTGGCTCGGCGCGGGTTCGCGGTGGCCAACGTGGAGTACCGGCGGGGGGCCGCGACGCCGGGCGGGCCTCCGGTCGCGGGTCGCTGGCCCGACACCTTCGACGACGTCGCCGCGGCCCTCGACGCGCTGCCCTCGCTCGTCCGGCAGGCCCTGCCCCAGGCCGACGCGCGCCGCACGGTGCTCACCGGCCACTCGGCGGGCGGCCATCTCGCGCTGTGGGCGGCGTCCCGGCATGTGCTGCCCGCCGACGCGCCCTGGCGCACCGGCGGCCCGGCCCCGCTGCGGGGCGTGGTCGCGCTGGCCCCGATCGCGGACTTCGAGGTCGCCGGGAAGCTGGACGTGTGCGACGGGGCGGTCCGTCAACTCCTCGGCGGTGACGAGGAGTTCGCGCTGCGGCGGCCGTACGCCGACCCCGCGCTCCTCCTCCCGACGGGCATCGCGACGACCCTGGTCCAGGGGCGTACGGACCTGATCGTCCCGCAGGCGGTCGCCGAGGCGTACGCGGACGAGGCGGCGAAGGCGGGCGAGGTGGTCGGCCTGACCCTGCTGGAGGACGTCGGCCACTTCCCGCTGATCGATCCGGTGGCGGACGCCTGTGCCGTGGTGGCGGAGGAGATCGCCCAGCTGGCGTGGTGA
- a CDS encoding alpha/beta hydrolase, whose protein sequence is MTRLDGVRSRGRRQREEGTARGRRWFRALLAVLVTAAVVVPLTAAIRPRIPAPAPAALAPATAATLDETYAANRANAALASRMAAAHGDRHRAAADRTLAAPSRRLLAFDGRGAGRATEVFGDLAHADRVAVLVPGSDTSLDTYGRFDAGAQALYKRLTRQTGARTAVIAWLGYTTPGTVSTTVITPARADEAAPGLREFVSELRAVTAPDVRISLLCHSYGSVVCGRAAPGLDVDDLVLLGSPGTGADSAAGLRTRARVWAARGADDWVADVPHASVDLLFTTVGFGVDPVSPSFGARVFAAGDGGHSDYFSPGSVSLTNLARIVLGRTTEVSRA, encoded by the coding sequence ATGACGCGGCTCGACGGGGTTCGTTCGCGTGGCCGACGGCAGCGCGAGGAGGGAACGGCCCGGGGCCGGCGTTGGTTCCGCGCCCTGCTGGCCGTCCTCGTCACCGCCGCGGTCGTCGTCCCCCTCACGGCGGCGATCCGACCGCGGATCCCCGCCCCGGCCCCCGCCGCCCTCGCGCCGGCGACGGCGGCGACCCTGGACGAGACGTACGCGGCGAACCGGGCCAACGCCGCCCTGGCGTCCCGGATGGCCGCCGCCCACGGGGACCGCCATCGCGCGGCCGCGGACCGGACGCTCGCCGCCCCGTCCCGCAGACTCCTCGCCTTCGACGGCCGCGGCGCCGGCCGGGCGACGGAGGTGTTCGGAGACCTCGCGCACGCCGACCGCGTCGCCGTCCTCGTGCCCGGCTCCGACACCTCACTGGACACCTACGGCCGTTTCGACGCCGGAGCGCAGGCGCTGTACAAGCGGCTCACCCGGCAGACCGGCGCCCGCACCGCCGTCATCGCCTGGCTCGGCTACACCACACCCGGCACGGTGAGCACCACCGTCATCACCCCGGCCCGCGCCGACGAAGCCGCCCCGGGCCTGCGGGAGTTCGTGAGCGAGCTGCGCGCGGTCACCGCCCCGGACGTCCGCATCTCCCTCCTGTGCCACTCCTACGGCTCGGTCGTGTGCGGCCGCGCCGCCCCCGGCCTGGACGTGGACGACCTCGTCCTGCTCGGCAGCCCCGGCACCGGCGCGGACTCCGCGGCCGGCCTGCGCACCCGCGCGCGGGTCTGGGCGGCCCGGGGCGCCGACGACTGGGTGGCGGACGTCCCGCACGCCAGCGTCGACCTGCTCTTCACGACGGTCGGCTTCGGCGTCGACCCGGTCTCCCCGTCCTTCGGCGCCCGTGTCTTCGCCGCCGGCGACGGCGGCCACAGCGACTACTTCAGCCCGGGCTCGGTCTCCCTGACCAACCTCGCCCGGATCGTGCTCGGCCGGACCACGGAGGTGTCCCGTGCATGA
- a CDS encoding TetR/AcrR family transcriptional regulator: MSAEPGTVRPGGRTARVRAAVLRAAGDVLAEEGFDRLDLTDVARRAEVGKTTVYRRWGSVPGLVADLLSDLSAQSDLSNPSGLSAQSDPSAEASLPRTQSDPSAEASLPRTETSPPETGATLPMAETSLPRAGTGSVLGDLLANGRVVQRTLADARQGPLLRAVIAAAACDARTAEALRRFHEVRVAEWAPRVQQGVTRGELPAGTDAKAVVRAVSAPLYYALLTTGTPPDAPAADRAARAAHAAATAGVYVVQDAPRNQGPSGTPTRPPVPAPPAPRPRTRRTAG, encoded by the coding sequence ATGTCTGCCGAGCCCGGCACCGTCCGCCCCGGAGGACGCACCGCCCGCGTCCGCGCCGCCGTGTTGCGGGCGGCCGGGGACGTCCTCGCCGAGGAGGGCTTCGACCGCCTCGATCTGACGGACGTCGCCCGGCGGGCCGAGGTCGGCAAGACGACCGTATACCGGCGCTGGGGGTCCGTGCCGGGACTGGTCGCCGATCTGCTCTCCGACCTGTCCGCCCAGTCCGACCTGTCCAACCCGTCCGGCCTTTCTGCCCAGTCCGACCCGTCGGCCGAGGCCTCGCTCCCTAGGACCCAGTCCGACCCGTCGGCCGAGGCCTCGCTCCCGAGGACCGAGACCTCGCCTCCGGAAACCGGGGCCACGCTCCCGATGGCCGAGACCTCGCTCCCGCGCGCGGGGACCGGGTCCGTCCTCGGCGATCTGCTCGCCAACGGCCGTGTGGTGCAACGGACGTTGGCCGACGCCCGCCAAGGGCCTCTGCTCCGGGCGGTGATCGCCGCGGCGGCCTGTGACGCACGGACCGCCGAGGCGCTGCGCCGCTTCCACGAGGTGCGCGTCGCGGAATGGGCGCCGCGCGTCCAACAGGGTGTGACACGCGGTGAGTTGCCCGCAGGGACGGACGCGAAGGCGGTCGTACGGGCCGTGTCCGCGCCCCTCTACTACGCGTTGCTGACCACCGGCACGCCCCCGGACGCCCCCGCCGCCGACCGCGCGGCACGAGCCGCGCACGCCGCCGCGACGGCGGGGGTGTACGTCGTCCAGGACGCGCCCCGGAACCAGGGCCCTAGCGGGACGCCAACACGTCCCCCAGTACCCGCGCCGCCCGCTCCACGTCCGCGAACCCGACGTACAGCGGGGTGA